From Cecembia calidifontis, one genomic window encodes:
- a CDS encoding peptide chain release factor 3: MSLAEEIKKRKTFAIIAHPDAGKTTLTEKLLLFGGAIQTAGAVKSNKIDVATKSDWMEIEKQRGISVATSVMGFEYKGTKINLLDTPGHQDFAEDTYRTLTAVDSVIMVIDCVKGVEIQTEKLMEVCRMRNTPVICFINKLDREGRDPYDLLDEVEEKLNIKVRPLSWPIGMGKGFKGVYNLYEKKLNLFTPSQRKLSDDRVVIEDLHDGQLDKLIGESAANQLREDVELIEGVYPDFDVQEYLEGKVAPVFFGSAVNNFGVNEMLDTFIRIAPSPKSRFTEEREVKPEEPKFSGFIFKIHANMDPNHRNRIAFLRIVSGKFERNKPYNHVRGPKPLRFSNVTQFMAQDREIVDEAFPGDIVGLYDTGNLKIGDTLTDGENMTFKGIPSFSPEIFKEVINKDAMKTKQLEKGLKQLMEEGVAQYFTYEMGNRKVVGTVGQLQFEVIQFRLKHEYNASVEFAPMNLYKACWISSNDKKQLDEFVRSKSRHIARDKDGKLVFMAESKAWLQMVQDNYPEIEFHFTSEF, translated from the coding sequence ATGAGTTTAGCAGAAGAAATCAAAAAGCGCAAAACCTTTGCGATCATTGCCCACCCGGATGCCGGTAAGACCACTTTGACTGAGAAGCTCTTGCTTTTTGGTGGTGCGATCCAGACTGCGGGAGCTGTGAAATCCAACAAAATCGACGTCGCGACAAAGTCCGACTGGATGGAAATAGAGAAGCAAAGAGGTATCTCTGTGGCCACTTCCGTGATGGGTTTTGAATATAAGGGAACAAAAATCAACCTTTTGGATACTCCGGGTCACCAGGACTTTGCAGAGGATACCTACAGGACCTTGACAGCGGTGGATTCGGTTATCATGGTCATCGACTGCGTAAAAGGGGTGGAAATACAGACAGAAAAACTGATGGAAGTCTGCCGCATGCGCAATACACCTGTGATCTGTTTTATCAACAAGCTTGACCGTGAGGGCAGGGATCCTTATGACCTGCTGGATGAGGTGGAGGAAAAACTCAATATCAAAGTCCGACCACTATCTTGGCCTATAGGAATGGGCAAGGGCTTCAAGGGAGTGTATAACCTGTACGAAAAGAAACTCAATCTCTTTACGCCCAGTCAGCGCAAGCTCAGTGATGACAGGGTGGTAATCGAGGACCTTCATGATGGACAATTAGATAAGCTCATAGGCGAAAGTGCTGCGAACCAACTGAGAGAAGATGTTGAACTGATCGAAGGCGTGTACCCTGATTTTGATGTTCAGGAATACCTGGAAGGTAAAGTGGCTCCTGTGTTTTTTGGCTCTGCAGTCAATAATTTCGGGGTCAACGAAATGTTGGACACCTTTATCCGTATTGCTCCCTCACCAAAAAGCAGGTTTACTGAGGAGCGTGAAGTGAAACCGGAAGAGCCAAAATTTTCTGGTTTTATCTTTAAGATCCATGCCAATATGGATCCTAACCACCGCAACAGAATTGCCTTCTTAAGGATAGTTTCAGGTAAATTTGAAAGAAACAAACCCTACAATCATGTACGTGGCCCTAAGCCTTTGAGATTCTCCAACGTGACCCAGTTTATGGCACAGGACAGGGAAATCGTGGATGAAGCCTTCCCAGGGGATATTGTTGGTCTTTATGATACCGGCAACCTGAAAATCGGGGATACCCTGACAGATGGGGAAAACATGACCTTCAAGGGCATCCCAAGTTTCTCGCCCGAGATCTTCAAAGAAGTCATCAACAAAGATGCCATGAAGACCAAGCAGCTGGAAAAAGGGCTGAAACAGCTGATGGAAGAAGGGGTGGCCCAGTATTTCACTTATGAAATGGGTAACAGAAAAGTGGTAGGCACTGTGGGACAGCTGCAGTTTGAGGTGATCCAGTTCCGTCTCAAGCATGAATACAATGCTTCCGTAGAATTTGCACCCATGAACCTGTACAAAGCCTGCTGGATAAGCAGTAACGATAAGAAACAACTGGATGAGTTTGTGCGCTCCAAGAGCCGTCACATTGCCCGCGACAAGGATGGGAAACTTGTCTTTATGGCCGAGTCCAAAGCCTGGTTACAGATGGTACAGGACAACTATCCAGAGATTGAATTCCATTTTACTTCGGAGTTTTAA
- a CDS encoding sensor histidine kinase — protein MKNRLQDIATMNLYQNQGRIKWLVVICAIIISFGSIFYTNQLVDELKEREKRQIELLAKAWEYAAMYTDNLTFINQEIIQQNTSIPVIVVDANQNPIDYRNINFKNKSTEEEKTKILQKELAKMKAAYEPIPTEEALVYYRNSELLTSLRFYPYVQLSVILFFGILAYAVFNQSKVAEQNRVWAGLTKETAHQLGTPIASLMAWIDYLKNSPVWEENKEVIQEMDKDVVKLRMVTERFSSIGSKPSIQPENVFSVIDDTINYLRPRISSKVEIKINGYANHIEAMMNRPLFEWVIENICKNAVDAMKGQGTISIDIIKESEKYVFVDISDTGKGMDKSMYKKVFNPGFTTRQRGWGLGLTLAKRIIEGYHKGKIFVKQSELGKGTTFRIVLQGSLDGISKFQREDFVGQRV, from the coding sequence ATGAAAAACAGACTGCAGGACATTGCCACAATGAACTTATACCAAAACCAGGGTCGTATCAAATGGTTGGTAGTGATTTGTGCAATAATTATAAGTTTTGGATCTATTTTTTACACCAATCAACTCGTCGATGAACTCAAGGAAAGAGAAAAAAGGCAGATCGAACTTTTGGCCAAAGCTTGGGAATATGCTGCCATGTACACTGACAATCTGACATTCATCAATCAGGAAATCATTCAGCAAAACACTTCCATCCCTGTGATAGTCGTGGATGCCAATCAAAACCCCATTGATTACAGGAATATAAACTTCAAAAACAAAAGCACCGAAGAAGAAAAAACCAAAATTCTTCAAAAGGAGCTTGCCAAAATGAAAGCCGCTTATGAGCCCATACCAACTGAAGAAGCATTGGTGTATTACAGAAACTCGGAACTTTTGACTTCTTTGAGGTTTTACCCCTATGTTCAGCTTTCTGTGATTTTATTTTTTGGCATTTTGGCCTATGCTGTTTTTAATCAATCCAAAGTCGCAGAACAAAACCGGGTATGGGCAGGCCTTACCAAGGAAACAGCCCATCAGTTAGGAACCCCTATCGCTTCCCTGATGGCCTGGATAGATTATTTAAAAAATTCTCCGGTCTGGGAAGAAAATAAAGAAGTCATCCAGGAAATGGATAAAGATGTGGTAAAGTTAAGAATGGTCACAGAACGCTTCAGTTCCATCGGAAGCAAACCATCCATCCAACCTGAAAATGTTTTCTCCGTCATCGATGACACGATCAATTATTTAAGGCCTAGAATTTCCTCCAAAGTGGAAATCAAAATCAATGGCTATGCCAATCATATAGAAGCCATGATGAACCGGCCGCTTTTTGAATGGGTCATTGAAAACATCTGTAAAAATGCCGTGGATGCCATGAAGGGCCAGGGGACCATTTCCATAGATATCATTAAGGAAAGTGAAAAGTATGTCTTTGTGGACATCAGCGATACCGGGAAAGGAATGGACAAAAGCATGTACAAAAAAGTTTTTAATCCTGGCTTCACTACCCGACAGAGGGGTTGGGGGCTTGGATTGACCCTTGCCAAAAGAATTATCGAAGGTTATCATAAAGGAAAGATTTTTGTCAAACAATCCGAATTGGGAAAGGGAACAACTTTCCGCATTGTCCTTCAGGGAAGTTTGGACGGCATCAGCAAATTCCAAAGGGAAGACTTTGTGGGGCAAAGAGTATAG
- a CDS encoding FKBP-type peptidyl-prolyl cis-trans isomerase, which produces MRLSVLMLGAILVLSSCVKDLESDLDRIIERDDRLIKEFLQRNNINAVETPLGYYYVREVNAATGNQIVNNDIVGIYYEIRTLDGQLIENYFDEAKPPRIFAHSEGGLVPRAINFAAGLAKEGETLMLYVPSYMAYQDYFFQQLILPHSNLQIRVKYAKIYSEAEIKALEDLAIQNYIADNAMEGFQKTPEGLYLKIVSEGNTTGSVTATGNIIGFTYGLFQMGESQALAENSNSMNPIQISLGNASNLQFLNLAFRGLRLNAEIEVFSPSHLAFGKTTQVIPFQIRRDLFQRNLIPQVARPFEPVYLKAKIVDIR; this is translated from the coding sequence ATGCGATTAAGCGTATTGATGCTCGGGGCAATTCTTGTGCTGAGCAGTTGTGTCAAGGATTTAGAATCTGATCTTGATAGAATCATCGAGAGGGATGACAGGCTGATTAAGGAATTTTTACAAAGGAATAATATTAATGCCGTAGAAACCCCGCTCGGGTATTATTATGTGAGAGAAGTCAATGCGGCTACAGGAAATCAGATTGTGAATAACGATATCGTCGGCATTTACTATGAAATAAGGACTCTTGATGGGCAATTGATTGAAAATTATTTTGATGAGGCCAAACCTCCCAGAATTTTTGCACATTCAGAAGGTGGCCTTGTCCCTAGGGCAATAAATTTCGCAGCCGGATTGGCCAAAGAAGGGGAAACGTTAATGTTGTATGTTCCTTCCTATATGGCTTATCAGGATTATTTTTTCCAGCAATTGATACTTCCTCATTCTAATTTGCAGATAAGGGTAAAATATGCAAAAATCTACTCCGAAGCTGAAATTAAAGCTTTGGAAGACCTGGCCATACAGAATTATATTGCTGATAATGCCATGGAAGGCTTTCAAAAAACACCGGAAGGCCTTTACCTCAAAATTGTTTCGGAAGGAAATACAACCGGATCGGTTACCGCTACAGGAAATATTATTGGGTTTACTTATGGTTTGTTCCAAATGGGAGAAAGTCAGGCTTTGGCTGAAAACTCCAATTCCATGAATCCTATCCAGATTTCTTTGGGAAATGCTTCCAACCTACAATTTTTAAATCTGGCTTTTCGGGGCTTGAGGCTGAATGCTGAAATAGAAGTGTTTTCACCTTCCCATTTGGCTTTTGGGAAAACCACCCAAGTCATTCCTTTTCAGATCAGAAGGGATCTTTTCCAAAGAAATTTAATTCCCCAGGTTGCCAGGCCATTTGAGCCGGTTTACCTAAAGGCGAAGATTGTAGACATCAGGTGA
- a CDS encoding outer membrane beta-barrel protein → MKEQFDKKLAEKIKASFEHHEETFDPKEWEKLSTAYFKPKKGLAKAPWLVWAASMVAVLGLGLLFFNLNKNSEISSSDELATTNVITPESSAIPTPSIEPIIESDTAEKKEKEKISEEKFNTLTGSEQRTYLYDLITNIPKVEKTIALEPAKEPIITQNGKDQKPEILEDNIPIKSEVVSPFVAQLKEQEEQDAKAAISAWLQEGKETDEEKEKPYAAPVKLGVVVAPQAVANSNQSLNLGGGLASEFSFSKRLKLDVGMVYASQNLNPSNSNFNSLMMQSSVQDDGSRLSALNTNVVNATTELRFGQLEIPLNLKYMIMDKKSAGLYVISGLSNMFFLNQRTVSTFSAVNMNTAGLAIGQHSVQTFTQTLRPEPGSDSGNVGQLINFGFGYEHSLNNGTFISVEPFYKTSLGGQTFLGQQLSIGGLNLRMNFQLKK, encoded by the coding sequence ATGAAGGAGCAGTTCGATAAAAAACTGGCAGAGAAGATCAAGGCCTCCTTTGAACATCACGAGGAAACCTTTGATCCCAAGGAATGGGAAAAACTTTCTACTGCTTATTTCAAGCCCAAAAAAGGCTTGGCCAAAGCGCCTTGGTTAGTGTGGGCAGCATCCATGGTTGCTGTTTTAGGGCTTGGTTTGCTTTTCTTCAATCTCAACAAAAATTCGGAAATTTCTTCAAGCGATGAGCTTGCTACTACCAATGTTATTACACCTGAAAGTTCAGCAATACCCACACCATCTATTGAGCCTATTATAGAATCCGATACCGCCGAAAAGAAAGAGAAAGAAAAAATTTCGGAAGAAAAGTTTAACACTTTAACTGGATCAGAACAGCGTACTTATTTGTATGACCTGATCACCAATATCCCTAAGGTTGAAAAAACTATAGCTTTGGAGCCAGCTAAAGAACCAATTATCACCCAAAATGGAAAAGATCAAAAACCGGAAATATTGGAAGACAATATTCCCATAAAAAGTGAAGTAGTTAGTCCTTTTGTTGCCCAGTTAAAGGAACAGGAAGAGCAGGACGCTAAAGCCGCGATATCTGCCTGGCTTCAAGAAGGTAAAGAAACTGATGAAGAGAAAGAAAAACCTTATGCTGCTCCAGTGAAATTGGGTGTGGTGGTAGCACCTCAGGCAGTTGCCAATTCCAATCAATCCTTGAATTTGGGAGGAGGGTTGGCTTCCGAGTTTTCATTTTCCAAGAGACTCAAATTGGATGTTGGGATGGTATATGCGAGTCAGAATCTGAATCCCAGCAACTCAAACTTCAACAGCTTGATGATGCAGTCTTCCGTTCAGGATGATGGCTCCAGGTTGTCAGCATTAAATACTAATGTGGTAAACGCTACAACAGAATTAAGATTTGGTCAATTGGAAATCCCGCTCAATCTGAAATATATGATTATGGACAAGAAATCTGCCGGACTTTATGTTATTTCCGGTCTGTCCAATATGTTTTTCCTGAATCAAAGGACTGTTTCTACCTTCAGTGCTGTCAATATGAATACTGCAGGGCTCGCCATAGGGCAGCATTCGGTGCAGACCTTTACCCAAACCTTAAGACCCGAACCGGGATCTGACAGTGGTAATGTAGGGCAGTTGATTAATTTTGGATTTGGTTATGAGCATAGCCTGAACAATGGAACCTTTATCTCCGTAGAGCCTTTTTACAAGACCTCGTTGGGAGGCCAGACTTTTTTGGGGCAACAGCTTTCCATTGGGGGATTGAACCTAAGAATGAACTTTCAACTGAAAAAATAG
- a CDS encoding OsmC family protein — protein sequence MPTIKSSYEGNLRTKMVHLQSGNEVITDAPLDNNGKGEAFSPTDLVAAALGSCMVTIMGIVANRDGIDLQGLSWEITKIMQSDPRKIAEVIVTFHWENPQGTPSFHQKLKNAARTCPVALSLHPDIKQTVMFNF from the coding sequence ATGCCAACTATTAAAAGTTCCTACGAGGGAAATCTCCGAACCAAAATGGTCCATTTGCAATCGGGAAATGAGGTCATCACAGATGCTCCTTTGGACAATAACGGTAAAGGTGAAGCCTTTTCACCTACGGATTTGGTTGCAGCCGCACTGGGTAGCTGTATGGTGACCATTATGGGTATTGTTGCCAATAGAGATGGAATAGACCTGCAAGGCTTATCCTGGGAGATTACAAAAATCATGCAGTCCGATCCCAGAAAAATCGCAGAAGTAATTGTGACTTTTCATTGGGAAAATCCTCAGGGAACTCCATCCTTTCATCAGAAATTAAAAAATGCAGCCAGGACCTGTCCCGTGGCTTTGAGTCTTCATCCGGACATCAAGCAGACTGTAATGTTTAATTTCTAA
- a CDS encoding RNA polymerase sigma factor, translating to MEQQLIQKAKNGDPKSLEMLYRHFYGYAMSIALRYSNSRDEACEIVNDSFMKVFDKIAQHEENSSFKAWFRRILVNTSIDYYRKNVKHYAAMDIEKADAESYEPEIISQLSKDDILDMLRSLPEMLRMVFNMYEIEGYAHNEIAEQLGIPASTSRTYLARAKQKLREKVLEINQIRDEGAVR from the coding sequence TTGGAACAACAACTTATTCAAAAAGCAAAAAATGGGGACCCAAAGTCTCTGGAAATGCTTTACAGGCATTTCTATGGTTATGCCATGAGTATTGCCTTGCGTTATTCCAATTCAAGGGATGAAGCCTGTGAAATCGTCAATGACAGTTTCATGAAGGTGTTCGATAAAATTGCCCAACATGAGGAGAACAGCTCCTTCAAAGCCTGGTTTAGAAGGATTCTTGTAAATACTTCGATTGATTATTACAGGAAAAATGTGAAGCACTATGCGGCTATGGATATCGAAAAAGCCGATGCTGAAAGTTACGAACCCGAGATCATCAGCCAGCTTTCCAAAGATGATATCCTTGACATGTTGAGAAGCTTGCCTGAAATGCTGCGCATGGTATTCAATATGTATGAGATTGAAGGCTATGCGCACAATGAAATCGCAGAGCAGCTGGGGATTCCTGCAAGCACTTCTAGAACCTACCTGGCCAGAGCAAAACAAAAATTAAGAGAAAAAGTATTGGAAATCAATCAAATTAGGGATGAAGGAGCAGTTCGATAA
- a CDS encoding Dps family protein codes for MSTNEIGLKIKDSKILVEKLNSLLANYEIYYQNLRNFHWNVTGPNFFELHAKFEELYNQANLGIDEVAERILTLGARPYSSFEEYISHAAIKEAKHVDDAKKMVEIVRDNLNILLKLERETLETAAEQGDEGTVTLISDYISAKEKTVWMLSAYLK; via the coding sequence ATGAGCACAAACGAAATAGGATTGAAAATAAAAGACAGCAAGATTTTGGTGGAAAAACTGAACAGCCTTTTGGCAAATTATGAAATTTACTATCAAAATCTGAGGAACTTTCATTGGAATGTGACCGGCCCCAACTTCTTTGAACTGCATGCAAAGTTTGAAGAGTTGTATAACCAGGCCAATCTTGGCATAGATGAAGTAGCAGAAAGGATCCTTACCCTCGGCGCCAGGCCTTACTCTTCGTTTGAGGAATACATATCCCATGCCGCTATCAAAGAAGCGAAGCATGTGGATGATGCCAAAAAAATGGTCGAAATTGTTAGGGACAACCTCAATATCTTATTGAAACTGGAAAGAGAAACCCTGGAAACTGCAGCCGAACAAGGGGATGAAGGTACCGTCACCTTGATCAGTGACTACATCAGTGCCAAGGAAAAAACAGTGTGGATGCTTTCGGCATACCTGAAATAA
- the lipA gene encoding lipoyl synthase: protein MIELPVISEEATKRKKPDWLRVKLPVGKEYAKVRKLVDEHKLHTICESGNCPNMGECWGAGTATFMILGNVCTRSCSFCAVATGRPPEYDTDEPRRVAEAIKLMGVKHAVITSVNRDELKDRGAEIWYQTVSLTKQLSPETTIETLIPDVKGNWEALYRMISAGQEVVSHNMETVERLYRRVRPQAKYSRSLEQIKLTKEYGKRTKTGIMLGLGETKEEVYKAMDDLAAHGCDILTLGQYLQPTKMHIEVAEFIHPDLFAHYREEGLKRGLKYVESGPLVRSSYHAERHVNV, encoded by the coding sequence ATGATCGAACTACCTGTGATATCCGAGGAGGCAACCAAAAGGAAAAAACCGGATTGGTTAAGGGTTAAGTTGCCTGTGGGTAAAGAATATGCGAAAGTTAGAAAGCTAGTAGACGAACATAAACTCCATACAATTTGTGAAAGCGGCAATTGTCCCAATATGGGCGAATGCTGGGGTGCCGGAACGGCCACTTTCATGATTCTGGGAAATGTCTGTACACGCTCCTGTTCATTCTGTGCCGTGGCCACAGGAAGACCGCCGGAGTATGACACAGACGAACCCCGAAGGGTAGCTGAAGCGATCAAGCTGATGGGTGTAAAGCATGCGGTCATTACCTCTGTCAACAGGGATGAGCTGAAAGACCGCGGTGCTGAAATATGGTACCAAACGGTAAGCTTAACCAAGCAGCTTTCTCCCGAAACGACCATTGAAACTTTGATTCCAGATGTAAAGGGAAACTGGGAAGCATTGTACAGGATGATTTCCGCAGGCCAAGAGGTAGTCTCCCATAACATGGAAACAGTGGAAAGGCTGTATAGGAGGGTAAGGCCTCAGGCTAAATACTCCCGTTCTCTTGAGCAGATCAAACTGACCAAAGAATACGGTAAAAGGACCAAGACAGGGATTATGCTAGGATTGGGAGAAACCAAAGAGGAGGTTTATAAGGCCATGGATGATCTTGCCGCCCACGGTTGCGACATCCTGACCTTGGGACAATACTTACAACCTACAAAAATGCATATTGAAGTTGCTGAATTTATCCATCCGGATCTTTTTGCCCATTATCGGGAAGAAGGACTGAAGAGAGGTTTGAAATATGTGGAATCAGGGCCTTTGGTCAGGTCTTCCTACCATGCAGAAAGACACGTTAACGTATAA
- a CDS encoding RluA family pseudouridine synthase: protein MKRKPFTVVYEDNHLLVVNKAAGILVQGDRTKDKTLTDYCKEYIAEKYHKPGAVFLHPVHRLDRPVSGLVVFARTSKGLERMMEVFRKRDIHKVYWAVVKNKPKEESGKLTHWLVKDEQKNFVTAYDKEVPGSQKAELNYKTLGKLNDHWLLEVRPVSGRPHQIRVQLASMGCPIRGDVKYGFHKPNPDGNINLHAFHLVFVHPIKKEKLYLRAALPEEAFWEQYLEFEPVKAKDQHLDNTFSG, encoded by the coding sequence ATGAAAAGAAAACCATTTACCGTCGTATATGAAGACAACCACCTTTTGGTGGTCAATAAAGCAGCAGGAATACTCGTTCAGGGTGACAGGACCAAAGACAAGACCCTGACAGATTACTGTAAGGAATATATTGCGGAAAAGTACCATAAACCGGGAGCAGTATTCCTACATCCTGTACACAGGCTGGATAGACCTGTAAGTGGTTTGGTGGTTTTTGCGCGCACCTCTAAAGGGCTGGAGCGCATGATGGAAGTTTTCCGAAAGAGGGATATCCACAAGGTTTACTGGGCAGTGGTTAAAAACAAGCCCAAGGAAGAATCGGGAAAACTTACGCATTGGTTGGTCAAAGATGAGCAGAAGAATTTCGTGACTGCTTACGATAAAGAAGTTCCGGGTTCACAAAAAGCCGAACTCAATTACAAAACCTTGGGCAAGTTGAACGACCATTGGCTCTTGGAAGTAAGGCCCGTATCGGGTAGGCCACATCAGATCAGGGTGCAGTTGGCTTCTATGGGTTGCCCCATCCGAGGAGATGTCAAGTATGGTTTCCATAAGCCGAATCCAGATGGCAATATCAACCTTCATGCCTTTCATTTGGTCTTTGTCCACCCGATAAAAAAAGAAAAACTCTACCTACGTGCCGCCCTTCCTGAAGAGGCTTTCTGGGAGCAGTACCTGGAATTTGAACCCGTAAAAGCCAAAGATCAGCATTTGGACAATACGTTCAGTGGGTAA